The nucleotide window GATTCTGATTTTTTCCTTTGGAACAACATGAGTCGTGTTATCAATATGATCATACTCAAATGTGTGGCGCTAATGAGgaattttcttgaaaaatcaCCATGACCATGTGAGAATAGCATGATCTACAAGTACAACATGGGTTTTACTCTTTGAAGATGCTCAAAACTTTTTCATTTGGGTCTTTTCTCAATCAATCAGCTTCCCTTCTCAATTGTTTGCACTTACCTATAAGCTCTCACAACAAAATAAAgtcaaaataagataaattaggATAAAAATTGGAGTtcaaacataatcaaataacaattttatcaaaacctTGCAAGTTTTCTCTTAACTCATTATCACACCTTTTTCAAATAATGAATAGTAAGTAAAATATATGGTTATAACAAGGACTTGTGCAATACTTGCTAAATAACACAATTTTCACTATCTAGACTAtcgaaaaaagaatttaatatgaATAAAGTTGAAAAGATTAGATAATTACCCCCAAGAGGACATGATCatgtattttcatgttataataatatatgcaaaacattgatttttcaataaaaaagacGATTAATCACTACTTTAGAAAATTTAGTTTCGTAAGAAGAATGTTATATGAACTCTTTATGGGagattagtaatatttttttatggaaaatgtTGGTTATTCATGTGAAACATGTTTGTTGTCTCCTTTGGAGAGTTTTTAAAAGACGCAATGTAAGATTAAAAAACAGTAGCAtgaagaggatcacatattatGTTGTGATGTATATTTTAGACTTGCAAACTTTTTATTGTAATCATGTCAATAAGGTTATTAGTAATTAGTTATGATCGATGGTGAATTCAACGCTAAATAGTTTAATTTCTCGCTATACATAAATGTATACCGTTCACAAATTAACGAAATAATCGCATTCCTAAAAGAATATCTTTTAAGGGGTACACAATGCAACTTACTACTAAAtcctaatatttatataaatcttACCAATTCTGACATTCAAACCACTCTAACGCCAGCTCTCTGAAGTCTGATCGGTCATTTCATATATCAGCCTTCTAAGTTTTcattacttttatattattgccgattttttttgtgcttttattTCATTGCCTCGAAGCACAAACCAAAGACATGAGCATGTTAGCCCGTGGAAAGATTGGGTGGTATAGCAAATATTGCTGCCTTATTTTGAGCATGTGAGTCTAGATATTCCATAAGGGATATAAGCAGATGAAAAGCATAGAGCTTTTAGCTAGAAGCCAATGAATAGATACAAATCTAACTTCCTTTTTCCCATTCAGAGAGAGACATGTCAAGCACAAATGGACAACTGAAACCAATATATGGAAGGATGAACTTTTTGTCATTGGTACATGAGAGGATATGAGGAGACACTAAAGTAGTCCTCTTTCACATACTAGCTCGTAGCCttcaaaaaaagagaaaattagtGCGTACAACAAAACAAGGCTAATAAGAGCAATTTAAGGAGGCATGCAACTACTAAAATCCAAATTTTCTTTTTGCCTTGTAGTGCTAGTGCTTGCCTGTGCAAGAATGAGATGATTCAGTAGTGGACAAGTTGTTTCGATTGCTATGTGCTATGTGTTTGTCATTTCTAGCTCTAGAGAATGACCAGCCAATCCCATGGTTTATTCCAAACGGTTTCCTTCAACTTGGATTAATATTATatagcacacatacacacatcctgcattttatatatgtgtcagtctattaaataatatttaataattaattactaattcATTAAACTCCTTCCTTTATCCATTGATCAGTTATCTATCTCTGGTTTAGTTtagctacatacatgcatggtTGCAACAAATTAAATCATTATAGCCGTGCTAGTCCTTAATTATATATAGGATAcccacaaattaattataaatctaaatcacctcaataattattttggtgTCACCTACTACTTGTGATCTGGCTGTCACAAACCAATCATGTCAACTATATGACATTTATGCTGTGAATTGTGATATAACAAGTAACTAAACCTAATTGTTTTAATAaactcaatttaaaattttaaaaaataaattaaaatgtcaatgtgttttatttgtatttttattttttgttttcattttttaaaaatggttttcattttcaaaagattagaattctaaaaacatgtttggtttgacttcttattttctgtttttaagaaataaaaacactaaaaatgcgttttcaaaaggaaatatatttttagatttgcttaaaattacatttcttgccaccgcgttttcattttacccaaaatgagatttttgatttcaactgaaaatactggaaacgagattttattgttttcagtttttgattcgtttgggaaaatattttcattgaaaatgaaaacagaaatccaaccaaacacatttccatcatcattttctatttctagtgaaaataaaaacaaaaaacaaccaaaccaaacacctccttaattactaagttcctacttggaaaatgattttcttAGATAAGTTTGCACCAAAAATAGAGGATGCAGTTGTGAATGtgataaattatttcttttcacattttttaaagtacaaaaataatttatacacctGTATATAAATCTAATCCCAGAAATAGAAAGGAATGAAACAGAAAAATGTagataaaatatatcataatatgatatgatgtggaaaaaaaaacactaattaagGATATATCAACTAGGTGTATGTACCGAATAAATGCCCATATATCAGtccttaaaataataataaggaagagggaaataataaatataatgataacctaattaaaaaaaaaaaagagaggagacaaataaagaaaaacacaagGTCAGTATAAAAGTTAGtatttgaaacttgaaagagtAGAATAttgttatctaaaaaaataagatttgaatAAAACCAAGTACAAACATgtatgtagatttttttttcattttaaaatgcaTGCTTGTTAAATTCattcaaaagttaaaaaatcaCATGAATTTGACTGGTAAACGTGAAAGTCGGTCATAACTACTAACTTCTTAAacgtaaaaaattacatatataaatagtgaacacattaataaaataaataaaaacttcatACTAATATGAACTATAAAAGATACATTAAAgtaaagaatattattattatttggcaGGCAGAATTAGCTATTTTATACTTTAGGAATTAATTGAAGTGAATCGGGCTGTGCAGAAGTCGAAAAAGGGAACGatataaagaataaaacagAAATGTGTGTCAGTACATGTGATACAACTGTGGCCACTAGATAGTGAAGGTTTGGCATGGGATGGGATGCAAATTGCAATGGAAGAGGTAGAGTAGAGAGAGACAAAggcaaatgaaaatgaaacagAGGCCCGTGAAGGGTGTTTGTGATATGCATGCATCTATGCCTCATTGGCAGTCACTGAGAAATACCATCCTCTCTTATTGTCCATTGGTTCAGTTCCCACATCCCTTCCCATGCAAACTATATCATCCACCTTTTTATGCTCCCCCTTGTTCAGTTTCTGTGATTCCTACCAATCCCTTTCACCCACTCTGCTCTGCGCTGATAAGGGCTTTGTATCTAGCACCTTGAGAAATGAGAAATAAACTAGTGTGTACTTGCCTTTGCTTTTttcatttacaatgtaggtACATATATCTCCAGAAGGGATGCACATAAATCATGAAAATCTATTTTACTATGCCATGAATTTGgtgattcaaaataaaatgaaacataTACTTTCAATAATCAATTAATCTCGATCGGcagtataataaaataaaatgagataagccaaataaaaaaaaattaaaacagaataaaaatactattaacATAGTATTATTCTATTCACATAATTAAGAATTCAACTCCTAACACGTGTCTAAAGAATTTAAAGTACTAGTCACTTATGTTACattttatgaattttcttttattaaatattatcacTCATTACGTACTTGTAAATGAAAATTGTATGACTGATTCTGTGCTAATGAAAATCCCAtcatttcaaagagaagaagtgTACGTATAAAACTATAAATCATTATAAACCTTGAATAATTTATATCaaccttaattttttatgttcttagtccttctttttttaatatttttcaataaaaactatacattccaatataaatttataattgaaattaatttaagtatGCATTTCAATTacgtttaataatttaaaaataattttattaaaattgatttcgTTCAAAACAAACACCAATGCTATGTGACTCATGTCTCTTTGtctctcttcatttttttatcattcacaGTCTCGTCAGTGGCTTTCTTTTTCCCACGTCACTACGTGAAATAGGTGTGGAGGTATCAGCTAGTCTTTATCCAAATTTAAATTTGGGTTTTTATTAAAGTAGAAATGGGCTATTTTTATGAATTCAAAAATGGCAAAGAATCCGAGACACATCACTCCATTCACCATCTATAAATACCCTGCCAGAGTTAAGTACTCACAAGTCACAAATCACAAATATAACATTCACATTCACTAGAGAGGAAGATAAAGTTATAGAAAAAATACTGCTATACAGAGGAGATGGCTTGCAGGGTGCAGAAAAGGATTTCACTGCGCAGAAAACTTCGCATTGTGCGAGTACTTACCTGCTCAAACTCTGTAATGCTATCTAACACCATCTATTGCAACCTCAATTTCTTTCCCATGGTCTCAAAATgataataactatttttcatGCAATGAAGTAATTGTTTCTGTACATGTTTTGTTCTGAAGGCCAAGAGAACCTCCCTTGTCAAGAGTACCGTTCTACGCTTATACAAACTAAAGCTCGCACTGGAAACTGTCAAAAGACAGTATGAAAACCTGTTAGCCACCAGAAGAGAGTTCATTAGCCAATCGAACCATgtcaaagagaacaaggtatGCTTATTCTCCTAACCTTTCCTCAAAGGCACACATTAAAAACAAGGCCTATATATAGAAATGAAAATATCCTATCATGAATGACATGTTAGAGATCAAATGTTGACTAGGCAtatgatgaaaataatatatacaagtGGAAGGCTACTTACCTCATTAGCTATTTTAGAATTCATTAGGTTTGAATCCGATTTAATTTCAAAAGTTAACTTACAAAATGAAAGTTATCTCTATTtataagaattattattttgattatatcaccattttagaattttaatttgagTTTGATGAATTTAATTCTGAAAGTTAACTTATAGAGTAAGAGTTGTCATTATTTATATTGCATTATTTTGATCATATAAGTAGTTAACACAACATCTTTATGCTTATGATAGCTAACAtgatattgaatattttttatatatttaatgttccAATTAAAATGAAACAGGATGTGAAAATAGAGAAGGTAGGGGCAGGAACTTTTATGGTGAGGGTCACGTCTGAGAAAGGAGGTGACAATCTGGTGTCTATTTTAGAGGCATTTGATGAGATGTGTCTGAATGTTCAACAAGCCAGAGTTTCATGTGAAAATGGTTTTTCTCTGGAAGCCATTGCTGTGGCTGAGAACCAAACGCTGGATGTAAGAGACATTACTGAAGCGCTTCTAAAAGCTATTGGAAAGCAGAGTGGTGAAAAGGACTCGCAGAAGTTTGACAAATGCTGTgatttgtaactttttttaagtGCTTTAATCTGTTCAGCATCTTGTGTATCTCAAACTAGTTAATACCAATTTCACGTTCATCtttaatataaatcatattGGTGACATGGGAGGGGAAAAAGGTTGAGTAAGGCTTTCCACTATCAAAGATTATTTAGTGTGTTTAGGGTGGCagcaaagtgaaaaaaaaaatcgtggCCAATCTCACGGTGGAGCCACAACAACACATAGTTGCTTCTCAAAATTCACGGTGACACCATTTTTTTGTCCGAAAATTGATTATGCGCCGCCGCCGTTTCTAAACAAACAATCATTTTCCTACTTTTAAATGTTGATTCCTAACCAAATAGAGTCGTTGAGTATGAGAGATTGACTTATTGATTTACCCATCGTGCCTTTTGCCAATGCACAcaaaaaatttcttaacaaaCGGATCATGAATTCGTGTTCATAATTCACATTTTTCATATACTAACTTGTTGGGGAATTagatattaatttgttaacttCTGTTGTGAATttctgtgtttttatttttttgctgatCTTAAGTTATAAATATCTAGAAATCGCTTTGTATCTCGCCTAATCTGAGGTGAAGTGAGTAGAGACCCATTTAGAGGAGATAAAGCTCTTTCTATgtctttttttcattaaaaattccTTTGAAACCAGACTTTAGACTAAAATTTTCCTTCATATATAAAGTGCGAGGGAATTACAGAAACAACACTCTttagttaaattgatttttgggATGAAAGAAATAGAGTGGAGTGATATAGGAGAGATATTTTATAGGGAAAATAACAAGACAACAGCATAAATACAATTGCACAATATGcaagtgaaaaataaattcCTTCCAATTTATAAGAATTTGGAAATAGCAACAACAAACAAATAGCTAGAGACAAAAGAACACAAATATAcaagaaaaattaacaatacaaaggtaaaaatcaaaagccatTCAAACCAAAAATAATTCTACAATGTTCAAATAAAGATACCAATAAGTCTCAAATAGGGTTACAAATTGTGTTAATAATCGGCTAAATATATATCAATGGTTACAAATGAGAAATTACCCAAAAACAGTTATTATGCAATTCAAGCTCTTGAATCTGCAAACAGAGTTACCTCAATCCCCAGTCTAACTTCTGAAAATCAAGAATAACGCGTCTTGAATCTATTGCTCAAATTTTAACCAAATTCAATGACAAAAGAATGAATTTTATGGTGACTATTGGGTGATTATGagagttttctttttccctcccccccccccccccccctcttttaTTGGTTCTTTTTCCTTGAAAATAAGCCTCCTCTACATGCTTAACATGAATCATCTTCCAtgtgaaatgtcaaatgaactTTACTAAGTAGAGAAcccaaaataatattaatctcTTATTTTCATTTGGTTTGTGTAGgtaaataatacattttattgACGGCATTTCCAATAGtagattttaatttgaaatcttaattatttatttggtgAATCTCAACAGTTGTATATCATTCtcaatatttcttatattttttactctAATGGTATATCTcattttaagatattaaatttttgtagATCCTACAGGGACCCAccttctaatatttatttataaattattttaaaacaatgaaaattaactaattatatattttttaatttcaaaaaatttataacaaaaatacaaaatttattaataattaatatatttatttatgaatataatttaaacttaccataatacataaaattgataataaaaaaatacaagcatccatattgaaaaaaattggttaaaaacagaaaaaaatgtgTCCCTTCggattctttctttttttttctttcttcttttctctcttccccCACCCCACCTCCTCCGTCCCTCTCTTCTCCAAATTCAGTCTCTTGACAACTCTCGTCTCTAATAGTGTGTTGTTTGAATAGCTATCAAAATATAGATTCTGAGTccaaaataatagtaaaaactttataaataaaaataactgatTATTATTTTGACTTACAAGGTAGAATTGAAATTGATTATGAGAAAATTGAATCCAATCCAAATACATTCtaataaacatttataattgTCCTCATTCCTCATGTTACACCCATGTAGGGGTGctcaaattaactaattatatattcataacTGGTTAtactaaattataataaattatatataaaattagttatgattatgattataataacaacttataatctaattatttattaattatgattatcGTTATTTGAATAATCAATCATGAGCATCCCTACACGAATTCATGGACTGTAGCTTTCAGCCATTTCTCAGTTATAGACGGGTGTGGATTAGCTGCAGTCGGAATTAAAAAGGAAACTCAATGAACAAAGttaatcaaaaagaaaaaattgtaatccttgtatcgtaaCTGCATAGTGAACTCACTGAACTGTGGGAAAGTTAACTGCAAGGAAAATGTTTATGctaagagagataaaaaaaaaatttggaataaaagtgaaatagaagaaaatttaaacttattatCTTCTCCGCCCATTTCCATTTCCTAAACACTGTTAtcttaccttttttttcttatttcttttgttaaggtCTGTTGGTATGTTCTCTTGTTGTATTTTGGGTTGGGCCGACAGGTATAAGTCTTGTAAGggtgccaatttttttttatttaactaccTATGCATAATGCATGTACATGTTGGGACTCCAAAGCTTCGACATCTTTTTGTAAAGTCTTGTGTTCCAATTTTGCCTTTAATTTCCTAAAATTAATTGTCTTAAGTCTTTACAAAACAGAGAGCATGGGGATCATCAAATTGGCATTATTCTTTGAAAACTCGAACAATACACACTTGGAGGATTCATGAGGATATcatttactattaattaatttatactacATGGCTtcgataaaaagaaaaaaaaaggaaataacttTCCCACGGAAGCAAAACAATCAAGCAACCTTTGTCAAAGTTTAGCTTAGGAAaaggacaaaaatgaaaaatgttcgGCGTGTGGAAGTGAGATGTTTTGATCCCTCATCTGGTTCAGCCAGTAATTTATTTAAAGGTAGCAAATACTTACTCatccattttaaattattaatttgataaatgaagaaataaaggTGTTAATCAAAATGGTTTAATCGATGCATAAAAATGCGGTAGAATTAAGTGGGAAATTATATCCagttaattttagaattttcattgtttatatatttttaaatgattatccCGTACAAAGAGAGggttaaattgaataaaaaatgtagttaaaattttgaatttaatacattttttttatacatatatagagattttaatatttatgaaatgttagcataatttttttacatcatctactaattagaaattatgatAAGTGTGacttttaagttaattatgataaaaattaagaaacttacTTGCAAGTATAATTAGATGGTAATGTAACTTGTTTTTATACTATCAATAGATATAGTATTTATTCAAGTGAGtagtactctttttttttttttttaaagaagtgaAACTTATAAATCtgtcatataattaattaaggggTTTGAAAAATGAAACGAAGAAACGAAGAAATTTCTGTTTCTTGAAAGGTGGCGGTGACATCATGATGAGCCATTTGACAGGGCAAAATAATATACTGTAGTAGTAATGCTTAACGATCAtcgcaacaacaaaaacaaaagttagAAATTTACATGAATTTAAGGATAATTGTTGTATAAATAGAAACTACTCCATTAAACACCTATATAATGAGTCATAAGTAGGCCTTCGATTATTTTGGAAAGAAGATTTAGATTCTGTCACGatcttttgtaaaataaacaaaagcgAAAATATATAAGATATCCAGAGAAGGTAGTATATAATAAGAAAGAAATTTAAGGTGGAGAATAATGTGCATCACTAATGCCGTAAGGAAAGGAAGTCAAAATTTGGGAAACAAGAAACGTAtcaaatacattattttttcccCCGATTCATTTGTAGATTGatatagttattatttttctgacaaaatgtagaaaataaaaatggattgAACGAGTTTCACAATATAAAATTTGGGTTGCTGGAGATAATAAACGATCAATAATATAAAACCAGTTGTTGCATTGCTTCACGCTTTTAGGCACCTTAGAAAactatattgatttattttctggactttgatattttttatgtaacatATTGGCCAATAGGTACTTCCATTCCCTTTCACATTAGAGAGCGACAGATCCAACCATAAGTGACTCAGTCAAAACTAATGGGATCTGAATATTAAATGATACGTCatgacaaaaatgaaaatgttacTTAAACTTTTCGATAGCTACCCATTCTCTAGAATTTTGATCCAAAATAAATGTGATCATATAATCATCAATATTTAAAGGTATATTAAACAATTTTGGGGTTGGTGACCGTTGTTTAGCTCAGTTTTGTTgttttgcttcctttttttcacTATCCTACTAATTAACCAATGATTAATTAGTTATATAGTTGCAATATGAAAACTGAAAAGTGGATCTGAACTACTATGAATATCccttttatgtattttctcATAACTcgtatattaacaaaaaaaattattttgtagttaaatataaataaatctaattaattttagtcatattttaaaaaaatattttgtattttgtacttaaatataagtaaatctgATTAGTTTTACtcatttttaatgatattattttttaaaatatatttcatttaattataactttattttcaaagactttattttattcttgatataaaaatttaatgaaagatgttctagaaataattttgttttttactcgagatttataaaattaaattattttaattaatcatctaatctacttaaaaataattatttttacttatatataaattcaGAAGGAATCATATGTAATCGTATATACAACCCATGGATAATAGCTTTAGCTAATTAGCTCTTTATATATAGTAATTTCCCTTTATGCACTTTTTATCAAGATGGAGAGAAAGATgatgtattaaaaaaacaacaccaatagatataaaaaaaatgtaccaaTTATTTTACcgttatttcaaaattatattttattttttcttcatctaaTTCTTTCTCATCTAggaataattaatgtttacatagaaaaaattgtaattaattatataagagTATATGATAAAAAGGGTTaagcaataaaatgaaaatgatctTATATTCAAAGACTACGGTAGTACAAATTTTATTCGTATTaataatctttatcttatcGTGGGTGATGTGAAAACATTAAAGTATAAGAGTATTATACACCTCAATCAATAAAATGCACAAATATttagaatatttaataaaaataactagtaaaaatactaaataattcttaaaaattgttaaatgccttataaaaaatgatcatcaatttcttttaaatagtATCTTATATTAAGGACAGAAggaaatatatttcataaaaaattcaaaactttatataagtatattaagtgagctaataaaaatattgcaatattttcatattgttaaatttttcttcttatcttgGAAAGTTTAGATTTTCACATTTCATGTGAACAATTTTGTGAAAAACATATCGATGTAAAGTCATAAACTTTTACCAAATAGatttaaaaagcttttgaaTTTCCGGTTTCTAATTTCTGATTGAAGCAACAATCGTGAAATGGAAACGATAGCAAAATTTATCAATTGGGTTTCATAtatggtaataaaaaaaaaatgggttgtttgGGTTTAAGATTAAATGGCGGAAGAGGTACATGATAATGTTGGAGGAGGTGTCCATGGAGGGATGCAGGGGAGAAGGtgagatttttttgtttgttcgtGGATGTGAGGATGACGAAGGAT belongs to Glycine soja cultivar W05 chromosome 5, ASM419377v2, whole genome shotgun sequence and includes:
- the LOC114412954 gene encoding uncharacterized protein LOC114412954 isoform X2; the encoded protein is MACRVQKRISLRRKLRIVRAKRTSLVKSTVLRLYKLKLALETVKRQYENLLATRREFISQSNHVKENKDVKIEKVGAGTFMVRVTSEKGGDNLVSILEAFDEMCLNVQQARVSCENGFSLEAIAVAENQTLDVRDITEALLKAIGKQSGEKDSQKFDKCCDL
- the LOC114412954 gene encoding uncharacterized protein LOC114412954 isoform X1, coding for MACRVQKRISLRRKLRIVRVLTCSNSAKRTSLVKSTVLRLYKLKLALETVKRQYENLLATRREFISQSNHVKENKDVKIEKVGAGTFMVRVTSEKGGDNLVSILEAFDEMCLNVQQARVSCENGFSLEAIAVAENQTLDVRDITEALLKAIGKQSGEKDSQKFDKCCDL